In a genomic window of Occallatibacter riparius:
- a CDS encoding amidohydrolase family protein: MKVMGLLIALSFAAGSGAQQSEHDKIASGPFSTDELQSFRAVEPIDTHAHVFAADGFVALLERLNLHILDILVVDDMSPTHKDLSRQRSEAMDVVRASHGYAALCTSFDPYSFNQPGYAKNVIRGLDEDFDNGAIAVKLWKNVGMEIKDANGHYLMADNPVFAPIFQDIAARNKTLVAHLADPDSGWQPPNPASPDYEYYRDHPSAYMYGKKGVPSKEEILRARDHVLEQNPNLRVVGAHLGSMESDLDELGRRLDRYPNFAVDIAARVPYFEMQPRERMIAFITKYQDRLIYGTDVDYAGGAESSLGWIESVYANDWRYFATSDTIEYKGKQVKGLSLPDTVLRKIYHENAVKWFPGIVKPR, translated from the coding sequence ATGAAAGTCATGGGACTACTCATCGCGTTGAGTTTTGCAGCAGGTTCAGGCGCGCAACAATCTGAACACGACAAGATCGCCAGCGGTCCCTTTTCGACGGACGAGCTGCAGAGCTTTCGCGCGGTTGAACCCATCGATACGCATGCGCACGTGTTTGCGGCGGATGGCTTTGTTGCGCTCCTTGAACGGCTCAATTTGCACATTCTGGACATCCTGGTTGTCGACGATATGTCGCCCACGCACAAGGATCTGAGCAGGCAACGGAGCGAGGCCATGGACGTCGTGAGGGCCAGCCATGGATATGCCGCGCTTTGCACGAGCTTCGATCCGTATTCGTTCAATCAGCCAGGCTACGCGAAGAACGTCATCCGCGGATTGGATGAGGACTTCGACAACGGCGCGATTGCGGTGAAGCTCTGGAAGAACGTGGGCATGGAGATCAAAGACGCGAACGGGCATTACCTGATGGCCGACAATCCGGTGTTCGCGCCGATTTTTCAGGATATTGCTGCGCGTAACAAGACGCTTGTGGCGCATCTTGCCGATCCGGATTCGGGATGGCAGCCGCCGAATCCGGCGTCGCCGGACTACGAGTACTACCGGGACCACCCGAGTGCGTATATGTACGGAAAGAAGGGCGTGCCTTCGAAAGAGGAGATTCTGCGCGCGCGGGATCATGTGCTTGAACAGAATCCAAACCTGCGCGTGGTGGGCGCGCACCTCGGCAGCATGGAGTCGGACCTGGATGAACTCGGCAGGCGCCTGGATCGATACCCGAACTTCGCCGTGGATATTGCGGCACGCGTGCCTTACTTCGAGATGCAGCCGCGGGAGAGGATGATCGCATTCATCACGAAGTATCAGGACAGGCTGATCTATGGAACCGACGTGGATTATGCAGGGGGAGCGGAATCGTCGCTCGGCTGGATCGAATCAGTGTATGCGAATGATTGGCGCTACTTCGCGACCAGCGACACGATCGAGTACAAGGGAAAGCAGGTGAAGGGGCTGAGCCTCCCGGACACTGTTCTGCGGAAGATCTACCACGAAAACGCGGTGAAATGGTTTCCGGGAATTGTGAAGCCGCGATAG
- a CDS encoding transporter yields MPIRRFRLLILLVVCAPWHAATLHAQMPFYTDDPAVTERRVVHFEFFNEFDALQSSQYPNLNQNTANFKLNYGFAHNLEGDIDLPYLSIYRSKQHETSAGVGDLDLGLKWGIRKLDTKSYIPALGASLYIEFPTGNVQQELGSGLHDYWLNSIAQEPFGDKTRLTANFGYLFAGNTSTGVIGVSTTRGHVYTGGLSLLHDFTKDLTLGAEAYGGLGDTKGLEKDQLQFLGGGSYQLRDGFSMTFAVLGGKYEASPHIGGQFGFAVDFPNVLKSHD; encoded by the coding sequence GTGCCGATCCGCAGATTCCGCCTCCTCATCCTGCTTGTTGTGTGTGCTCCTTGGCACGCCGCAACGCTGCACGCCCAAATGCCCTTCTACACCGACGACCCCGCCGTCACGGAGCGCCGCGTGGTCCACTTCGAGTTCTTCAACGAATTTGACGCGCTCCAGTCCTCGCAATACCCCAACCTCAACCAGAACACCGCCAACTTCAAGCTGAACTACGGCTTTGCCCACAATCTCGAAGGCGACATCGACCTTCCGTATCTCTCCATCTACCGCTCTAAGCAGCACGAGACGTCAGCGGGCGTCGGCGACCTCGATCTCGGCCTTAAATGGGGCATCCGCAAGCTCGATACCAAGTCGTACATCCCGGCACTCGGCGCCAGCCTCTACATCGAATTCCCAACCGGCAACGTCCAGCAGGAACTCGGCTCCGGCCTCCACGACTACTGGCTGAACTCCATCGCCCAGGAGCCCTTCGGCGACAAGACCCGCCTGACCGCCAACTTCGGCTACCTCTTCGCCGGCAACACCAGCACCGGCGTCATAGGAGTTTCGACAACGCGCGGCCACGTCTACACCGGCGGCCTGTCGCTGCTCCACGACTTCACGAAAGACCTCACCCTCGGCGCCGAAGCCTACGGCGGACTCGGAGACACCAAGGGCCTCGAAAAAGATCAGCTCCAGTTCCTCGGCGGCGGTTCTTACCAGCTCCGCGATGGCTTCAGCATGACCTTTGCCGTCCTGGGTGGCAAGTACGAGGCCAGCCCGCACATCGGCGGGCAGTTCGGTTTCGCCGTCGACTTCCCCAACGTTTTGAAGTCCCACGACTGA
- a CDS encoding ester cyclase, with translation MSGDVQDTVGVAQRFVDAINRQDVNAVANLMTPDHLFTDSLGNVARGRESMREGWKLYFQMVPDYQLQVEETYVNESAVVMLGIAGGTYSHGFESVRATGMPMVLPDGTSKLMNKWQTPAAVRARIEDGLVAEWQVFADNEPIRKLMRGEDGANPG, from the coding sequence ATGAGCGGAGACGTGCAGGACACGGTTGGGGTGGCGCAGCGGTTTGTGGACGCGATCAATCGGCAGGATGTGAATGCGGTGGCGAACCTGATGACTCCCGATCATCTGTTCACCGACTCGCTGGGGAACGTGGCGCGCGGGCGCGAGAGCATGCGCGAGGGCTGGAAGCTCTACTTCCAGATGGTTCCCGATTATCAACTTCAGGTTGAAGAGACGTATGTAAACGAATCGGCGGTGGTGATGCTGGGCATTGCGGGGGGCACGTATTCCCATGGATTCGAAAGCGTGCGCGCGACGGGCATGCCCATGGTGCTTCCCGACGGGACCTCGAAATTGATGAACAAGTGGCAGACGCCGGCAGCGGTGCGAGCGCGGATCGAGGACGGACTGGTTGCCGAGTGGCAGGTATTTGCGGATAACGAACCGATCCGAAAGCTGATGCGCGGCGAGGACGGGGCCAATCCCGGGTAG
- a CDS encoding DUF4136 domain-containing protein, whose protein sequence is MFVRGRGIAVVVLTVALGLAAGFAQKTKVGFDKTADFSKYKSFSVQKPAKDPAHPLLYVHIVGAIEQELAAKGMTHAETDGDLVLMLTGGTDFGLENAPTASDCANCKAPILDPGDWPGNTAPPGVGSKPMPEGMVELNFVDRATNKSVWMGWVEQKLDPDKKSKAFDQADKAIQKLLKDFPPKK, encoded by the coding sequence GTGTTCGTTCGGGGTCGTGGGATTGCGGTAGTGGTTTTGACTGTGGCGCTTGGTCTTGCTGCGGGCTTTGCGCAGAAGACCAAGGTGGGGTTTGACAAGACCGCCGATTTTTCAAAGTACAAGAGCTTCAGCGTGCAAAAACCCGCGAAAGACCCGGCTCATCCGCTGCTCTACGTACATATTGTGGGCGCGATCGAGCAAGAGCTGGCGGCCAAAGGCATGACGCATGCGGAGACGGACGGCGATCTAGTGCTGATGCTCACGGGCGGCACGGATTTCGGCCTGGAGAACGCGCCGACGGCTTCAGACTGCGCAAACTGCAAGGCTCCCATTCTCGATCCAGGGGACTGGCCCGGAAACACGGCACCGCCGGGAGTTGGCAGCAAGCCGATGCCTGAGGGCATGGTCGAGCTGAATTTTGTGGATCGCGCGACGAACAAGTCGGTGTGGATGGGATGGGTGGAACAGAAGCTCGATCCGGACAAGAAGTCCAAAGCCTTCGATCAAGCCGATAAGGCGATTCAGAAGTTGCTGAAGGATTTCCCGCCGAAGAAGTGA
- a CDS encoding sodium:solute symporter family protein, with protein MTDAHLHSVDWLIMILYFVFVLGIGFALKRYMKTSKDFFQAGRALPAWICGLAFISANLGAQEVIGMGASGAKYGLETAHFYGIGAIPAMIFVGIFMMPFYYGSKARSVPEFLRLRFDEKTRALNACSFAVMTVFSSGISMYAMARLIQALHVFDSLFNSLGLPPGGIFTFAIILSAIIVLCYIFLGGLTSAIYNEVLQFFLIIAGFLPLVLIGLKNIGGWSGLKAALPVEYMHQWRGVLHPSTNPMGIDIIGIGMGLGFVLGAGYWCTDFLVIQTAMASHNMDSARRVPLIAAVPKMLFPFLVILPGLIAIAIPTPHSTTTVTRAADGTITHEIQVVSPQVEQGKGIVPAKINPVTGQPMLDASGKPLLDYDMATPNMLLHYFPTGILGLGLTALLASFMSGMAGNVTAFNTVFTYDLYQSYIHKGASDRHYLKVGRWATVGGILLSIATAYAAISFNNIMDTLQLVFSFVNAPLFATFLLGMFSKRTTGHGAFTGLIFGTGAAVIHHGLTLPIEAHVGIHGGWLHVIHTYPSDMAMNFYGAIWAFSANFIVTVIVSRFSPPKPESELVGLVHSLTPKPETSHLVWWKRPEALAVAILLGAIALNIFFA; from the coding sequence ATGACTGACGCCCACCTGCATTCCGTTGATTGGCTCATCATGATCCTCTACTTCGTCTTCGTGCTGGGCATTGGCTTTGCCCTCAAGCGCTACATGAAGACGAGCAAGGATTTCTTCCAGGCCGGCCGCGCGCTCCCCGCGTGGATTTGCGGCCTGGCCTTCATCTCCGCCAATCTCGGCGCGCAGGAGGTCATCGGCATGGGCGCCTCGGGCGCCAAGTATGGCCTCGAAACCGCGCACTTCTACGGCATCGGCGCCATCCCGGCCATGATCTTCGTCGGCATCTTCATGATGCCGTTCTATTACGGCTCCAAGGCTCGCAGCGTGCCGGAGTTTCTCCGCTTGCGATTCGATGAGAAGACCCGCGCCCTCAACGCCTGCTCCTTCGCCGTGATGACCGTGTTCTCTTCCGGCATCTCCATGTACGCGATGGCGCGCCTCATCCAGGCGCTGCACGTCTTCGACTCCCTCTTCAACTCGCTTGGCCTGCCGCCCGGAGGCATCTTCACGTTCGCCATCATCCTCTCGGCCATCATCGTGCTCTGCTACATCTTCCTCGGCGGACTCACCAGCGCCATCTATAACGAGGTCCTGCAGTTCTTCCTCATCATCGCCGGCTTTCTGCCGCTGGTGCTGATTGGCCTCAAAAACATCGGCGGATGGTCGGGGCTCAAAGCGGCGCTGCCCGTCGAGTACATGCATCAGTGGCGAGGCGTTCTTCACCCCTCCACCAATCCCATGGGCATCGACATCATCGGCATCGGCATGGGCCTGGGCTTTGTGCTTGGTGCGGGCTACTGGTGCACCGACTTCCTCGTCATCCAGACCGCCATGGCCTCGCACAACATGGACTCAGCCCGTCGCGTGCCGCTCATCGCCGCCGTGCCCAAGATGCTGTTTCCGTTCCTCGTGATCCTTCCGGGACTGATCGCGATCGCGATTCCCACGCCGCACTCAACCACCACCGTCACCCGCGCCGCGGACGGCACCATCACCCACGAAATCCAGGTAGTCTCGCCGCAGGTGGAGCAAGGGAAGGGAATTGTCCCCGCCAAGATCAATCCTGTCACTGGGCAACCCATGCTCGACGCCAGCGGGAAGCCGCTGCTCGACTACGATATGGCGACGCCCAACATGCTGCTGCACTATTTTCCCACGGGCATCCTCGGCCTGGGACTTACCGCGCTGCTTGCAAGCTTCATGTCAGGCATGGCCGGTAACGTCACCGCGTTCAACACCGTATTCACCTACGACCTCTACCAGTCCTACATCCACAAAGGCGCGAGCGACCGGCATTACCTCAAGGTCGGCCGATGGGCCACCGTCGGCGGCATCCTCTTGTCGATTGCTACTGCGTACGCCGCCATCAGCTTCAACAACATCATGGACACGCTGCAGCTCGTATTCAGCTTTGTGAACGCACCGCTGTTCGCCACGTTCCTCCTCGGCATGTTCTCTAAGCGCACCACGGGCCACGGCGCTTTCACCGGTCTCATCTTCGGAACCGGTGCAGCCGTGATTCATCATGGCCTGACTCTGCCGATCGAGGCGCATGTGGGCATTCACGGCGGATGGCTGCACGTCATCCACACGTATCCCAGCGACATGGCGATGAATTTCTACGGAGCCATCTGGGCCTTCAGTGCCAACTTCATCGTTACGGTGATCGTGAGCCGCTTCTCCCCGCCCAAGCCCGAATCCGAACTCGTGGGCCTGGTGCACTCGCTCACGCCCAAGCCGGAAACGAGCCACCTGGTCTGGTGGAAGCGCCCCGAAGCCCTGGCCGTGGCGATTCTCCTCGGCGCCATCGCCCTCAACATCTTCTTCGCGTAA
- a CDS encoding zinc-ribbon domain-containing protein, with protein sequence MNGGCLKCGEHMDAEWVFCPQCGAKIEGPTAEIATAGHEHEPAPVTGAFSGALFGLIAAPIALVFGIMLCLTGWGIFIGIPVIILAILAPLAGPLVGLGAAKDKVL encoded by the coding sequence ATGAACGGCGGGTGCTTGAAGTGCGGCGAGCATATGGATGCGGAATGGGTATTCTGCCCCCAGTGCGGTGCGAAGATTGAGGGGCCGACGGCGGAGATTGCTACGGCGGGGCACGAGCATGAGCCCGCTCCAGTGACAGGCGCCTTCAGCGGGGCCCTGTTCGGGCTGATTGCAGCGCCGATCGCGCTGGTATTCGGCATCATGCTGTGCCTGACTGGGTGGGGCATCTTCATCGGAATTCCGGTGATCATCCTTGCGATTCTCGCGCCGCTGGCAGGGCCGCTGGTGGGGCTGGGAGCGGCGAAGGATAAAGTGCTCTAG
- a CDS encoding ABC transporter permease, translating into MNLLTNLFRGLRSLFGKRRVDRELDEELAAFVEASAADKQRHGMSREAAQRAARVEVGSAGAVKHQVWSSRWESVPDNFFQDIRFALRQLIKSPGFTTIAILSLMLGIGANTAIFTLLNVILLRPLPVQNPKELLLFGDGRASGSTGSIPDGSWRLFSYSFYRDFRAKDVSFSGVAAISSSQFHTKASIAGGAYQTTQVDLVSGSFFNVLGVPAFLGRTIGESDDATAGAAPVAVASYTWFQRHFNGDTAALGKVIRIQSHDYTLVGVARPGFTGISVGQPADLWIPLSMEKEISPGWNGLDNKFFQSLYLIGRLKPGVTAAQASSETNVLFKQIVRSYMGAQPSAQHLDDLAHASVELTPGAHGVSRLRGKFSSPLMILMAIVALVLLIACANIANMLLARGVNRTREVAVRMAVGATRRRIVVQLLTESLLLALLGAAAGMALAWKASALLLHMATPGPEPIPLDVHPDLAVLAYTLGVTVITALLFGMLPAFRATGLEFTPALKDGRGSSSVSTRGALARSLIVGQVALSVLLLVVAGLFVRSLINLASIDTGFDKHNALVFSLDSSTANLPHKTPDEIRSVRLQEQIESRVQTIPGVQADSFAFFTFNQGGWSDQVLFQGVTRTPHNGEDVFFNNVGNGFFSAMGIPLVAGRTFTANDTQTSPKVAVINETMARRFFPDGWAIGKRFAIGEAPDHPGEIEVIGIVKDAKYTALNEGTLMGAYFPCTQQVGFYGNFVVRYAPGANRSEIISRTRAAVAQINPNILLNSVTSLEEQVDGSIATQSLIARLSSFFGIVAVFLACIGIYGLLSYSVARRTSELGIRVALGARSGALLWMILRESLLLLALGLTVGASVAVGSTRILKSLLYELSPLDPMAMAISIAVVAVMTLAAAWLPAHRATRIEPMQALRTE; encoded by the coding sequence ATGAACCTGCTGACGAACTTATTCCGTGGTCTTCGATCGCTGTTTGGCAAGCGCCGTGTGGACCGGGAACTCGATGAGGAACTGGCCGCGTTTGTTGAGGCGTCGGCTGCGGACAAGCAGCGCCACGGCATGTCGCGGGAAGCGGCTCAGAGGGCGGCGCGTGTTGAAGTCGGCAGCGCGGGCGCGGTTAAGCACCAGGTCTGGTCGTCGCGCTGGGAGTCGGTTCCCGACAATTTCTTTCAGGACATTCGCTTCGCTCTGCGGCAATTGATTAAGAGTCCGGGCTTCACGACGATTGCGATTCTCTCGCTGATGCTGGGCATTGGCGCTAACACAGCGATCTTTACGCTGCTGAACGTGATTCTGCTGCGCCCGCTGCCGGTGCAGAACCCGAAGGAGTTGCTGCTGTTTGGAGACGGCAGGGCTTCTGGCAGCACAGGATCCATTCCCGACGGCAGTTGGCGGCTGTTCTCGTATTCGTTCTATCGCGACTTCCGCGCGAAGGACGTTTCGTTCTCGGGCGTTGCGGCGATCAGCAGCTCTCAATTTCATACGAAGGCGTCCATTGCGGGTGGGGCTTATCAGACGACGCAGGTCGATCTGGTCTCAGGCAGCTTCTTCAATGTGCTGGGTGTACCGGCGTTCCTCGGACGAACGATCGGGGAGTCCGATGACGCTACGGCAGGAGCGGCGCCGGTCGCCGTAGCCAGCTACACGTGGTTCCAGAGGCACTTCAATGGGGATACGGCGGCGCTGGGTAAGGTCATCCGGATTCAATCGCACGATTACACTCTGGTGGGCGTTGCGCGGCCGGGGTTCACCGGCATATCCGTTGGGCAGCCCGCGGATCTGTGGATTCCGCTATCGATGGAGAAGGAAATTTCGCCGGGATGGAATGGACTGGATAACAAGTTCTTTCAATCGCTTTATCTGATCGGGCGCCTCAAGCCTGGGGTGACGGCGGCACAGGCGAGTTCAGAGACCAACGTGCTGTTCAAGCAGATTGTGCGCAGCTACATGGGCGCGCAGCCTTCCGCACAGCACCTGGATGATCTTGCGCACGCGAGCGTGGAGCTTACGCCGGGCGCACATGGAGTGTCGCGGCTGCGCGGAAAGTTCTCATCGCCGCTCATGATCCTGATGGCGATTGTCGCGCTCGTGCTTCTGATCGCATGCGCCAACATCGCCAACATGCTTCTGGCGCGCGGAGTGAATCGCACGCGCGAAGTTGCGGTGCGCATGGCGGTGGGAGCGACGCGCCGGCGCATTGTGGTGCAACTGCTGACGGAGTCGCTGCTGCTGGCCTTGCTGGGAGCGGCGGCGGGCATGGCGCTGGCATGGAAGGCGAGCGCGCTGCTGCTGCATATGGCCACGCCAGGGCCGGAGCCGATTCCGCTGGATGTTCACCCCGACCTTGCAGTGCTTGCGTATACGCTCGGCGTCACGGTGATTACGGCACTGCTATTTGGGATGCTGCCGGCGTTTCGCGCAACGGGGCTGGAGTTTACGCCGGCGCTCAAGGATGGGCGCGGGAGTTCGTCGGTGTCGACGCGCGGCGCGCTGGCGCGGTCGCTCATTGTTGGCCAGGTGGCGCTGTCTGTGTTGCTGCTGGTTGTTGCGGGGCTGTTCGTGCGGAGTCTCATCAATCTGGCCAGCATCGATACTGGGTTCGACAAGCACAATGCGCTGGTGTTCTCGCTCGATTCGAGCACGGCGAATCTGCCGCACAAAACGCCCGATGAGATTCGCTCGGTGCGGTTGCAGGAGCAGATCGAATCGCGCGTGCAGACGATTCCCGGCGTGCAGGCAGACAGCTTTGCGTTCTTCACGTTCAACCAGGGCGGGTGGAGCGACCAGGTGCTGTTCCAGGGTGTTACGCGAACACCTCATAACGGTGAGGATGTGTTCTTCAACAACGTCGGCAACGGATTCTTCTCTGCGATGGGCATTCCGCTGGTTGCCGGGCGCACATTCACGGCGAACGACACACAGACTTCACCAAAGGTCGCGGTGATCAATGAAACCATGGCGCGGCGGTTCTTCCCAGACGGTTGGGCGATTGGGAAGCGCTTCGCTATTGGGGAGGCTCCGGATCATCCCGGCGAGATTGAAGTGATCGGCATCGTGAAGGACGCTAAGTACACCGCTCTGAACGAAGGGACACTGATGGGCGCGTACTTTCCATGCACCCAGCAGGTCGGGTTCTACGGCAATTTTGTGGTGCGTTATGCTCCCGGTGCGAATCGCAGCGAGATTATCTCGCGGACCCGTGCGGCAGTTGCGCAAATCAATCCGAACATTCTGCTCAACAGCGTGACCAGCCTTGAAGAGCAGGTGGATGGATCGATCGCGACGCAATCTCTGATTGCGCGGCTATCGAGCTTCTTCGGAATCGTCGCGGTGTTTCTGGCATGCATCGGGATCTATGGGCTGCTGTCGTATTCCGTGGCGCGGCGCACGAGCGAGCTGGGGATCCGCGTGGCGCTGGGGGCGCGCTCAGGCGCTCTGCTGTGGATGATTCTGCGCGAGAGCCTTCTGCTGCTGGCCCTGGGACTCACGGTGGGAGCCTCGGTGGCGGTAGGCTCTACGCGCATTCTCAAGAGTCTGCTGTATGAGCTGAGCCCGCTGGATCCAATGGCTATGGCGATTTCGATCGCTGTTGTGGCTGTGATGACGCTTGCCGCGGCATGGCTGCCGGCGCATCGGGCGACGCGGATCGAGCCCATGCAGGCGCTGAGGACGGAGTAG
- a CDS encoding PQQ-dependent sugar dehydrogenase, whose translation MKHLTIAALSLALASSSAYAQVNAGEQKDDPNLPFTITQVTTLSLPWRIAFLPDGRMLITEKTGGLQLVTQQGEKTPVTNVPAVLWEGQGGMLGVFTSPHYAQDHSVYLTYSEPGDGGSSLALARAQLKIGDNTASLENLKVIWRDGERGEGGQFGAAIAFSPDSKYLYLSSGDRQRMTPAQDPNQPLGKILRLTLDGKPAPGNPMAGKTGAATVPIINPPDDTEKAKPAPVVRTYTFPGPNLTPSETWASGFRTPYGLAFAPDGRLWEVEHGPRGGDELNLIERGKNYGWPLVSYGHNYNGVPIPSPDTRADLAKPVIYWDPVIAPGNLMFYKGAMFPQWDGSAFVSGLSTEALVRITFDGKGGAQAVDRWKVGHRVRDVEVAPDGALWMVEDAKPGGLFRLTPVGMAVAAPKAPAAQPGTPAQPPSESAAAGTSDADHAKSIIDNNNCLLCHRIGRTGGDMGPSLNGVGTRRTADQITSTIMSPPAKTSAGTTNPMPPYKDKISEEDLKKLVEYLRTLPATP comes from the coding sequence ATGAAGCATCTGACGATTGCAGCGCTGTCCTTGGCCCTCGCTTCGAGCAGCGCCTACGCGCAGGTGAACGCGGGCGAACAGAAGGACGACCCGAACCTGCCGTTCACCATCACCCAGGTCACCACGTTGAGTCTGCCGTGGCGCATCGCCTTCCTCCCCGACGGCCGCATGCTCATCACCGAAAAGACCGGCGGCCTGCAACTCGTCACCCAGCAGGGTGAAAAGACTCCGGTTACCAATGTCCCCGCGGTGCTCTGGGAGGGGCAGGGCGGAATGCTCGGCGTCTTCACCTCGCCGCATTATGCGCAGGACCACAGCGTCTATCTGACCTACTCCGAGCCCGGCGACGGCGGTTCCAGCCTCGCGCTTGCGCGGGCCCAGTTGAAGATCGGCGACAACACTGCCAGTCTCGAAAACCTCAAGGTGATCTGGCGCGACGGCGAGCGTGGCGAAGGCGGTCAGTTCGGCGCGGCCATCGCCTTCTCGCCGGACAGCAAATATCTCTACCTCTCAAGTGGCGACCGCCAGCGCATGACGCCGGCCCAGGATCCCAACCAGCCGCTCGGCAAAATCCTGCGTCTTACGCTCGACGGCAAGCCCGCTCCCGGCAATCCCATGGCGGGCAAAACCGGCGCAGCCACCGTGCCAATCATCAACCCGCCCGACGACACGGAGAAAGCTAAGCCCGCTCCGGTCGTTCGCACCTACACCTTTCCCGGCCCCAACCTTACGCCCTCGGAGACATGGGCATCCGGCTTCCGCACTCCCTATGGCCTGGCGTTCGCGCCGGATGGACGGCTGTGGGAAGTGGAGCACGGCCCTCGCGGCGGCGACGAGCTCAACCTCATCGAACGCGGCAAGAATTACGGCTGGCCGCTGGTCTCGTACGGACACAACTACAACGGCGTCCCGATCCCGAGTCCCGATACGCGCGCTGACCTCGCCAAGCCCGTCATCTACTGGGATCCTGTCATCGCTCCGGGCAACCTGATGTTCTACAAGGGCGCAATGTTCCCGCAGTGGGACGGCTCAGCCTTTGTTAGCGGCCTTTCAACCGAGGCACTTGTCCGGATCACCTTCGACGGCAAAGGCGGAGCGCAGGCCGTCGATCGTTGGAAAGTGGGCCACCGCGTTCGCGACGTCGAGGTCGCACCCGACGGCGCGTTATGGATGGTCGAGGACGCCAAGCCCGGCGGTCTCTTCCGCCTCACTCCGGTGGGAATGGCTGTCGCGGCTCCGAAAGCGCCGGCCGCGCAGCCGGGAACGCCCGCTCAGCCGCCGAGTGAATCTGCGGCGGCCGGTACCTCGGATGCCGATCACGCAAAGAGCATCATAGACAACAATAACTGTCTGCTGTGTCATCGCATAGGACGCACCGGTGGCGATATGGGCCCGTCGTTAAACGGAGTTGGCACGCGGCGCACGGCGGACCAGATCACGTCGACGATCATGAGCCCGCCTGCCAAAACCAGCGCCGGCACCACTAACCCGATGCCTCCCTATAAGGACAAGATCAGCGAAGAAGACCTGAAGAAACTGGTGGAGTATCTCAGGACTTTGCCGGCTACACCTTAA
- a CDS encoding PadR family transcriptional regulator — MVQGTLEMLILKTLALEPMHGYGVSVRIEQVSSGIFRINPGSLLPALSRMERAGHVRSEWRATENNRRAKYYMLTAKGRKALASETEQWDRQAAAIRRILEA; from the coding sequence CTGGTCCAGGGCACTCTGGAGATGCTCATCCTGAAAACGCTGGCGCTCGAGCCCATGCATGGGTATGGCGTTTCCGTGCGCATTGAGCAAGTCTCTTCGGGAATATTCCGCATCAACCCCGGTTCCCTTCTGCCCGCTCTGAGCCGCATGGAGCGCGCCGGGCATGTCCGATCAGAGTGGCGCGCGACGGAGAACAACCGGCGCGCGAAGTACTACATGCTGACCGCAAAGGGGCGCAAGGCGCTGGCCAGCGAGACTGAACAGTGGGACCGCCAGGCGGCCGCGATTCGCCGCATCCTCGAAGCCTGA